A stretch of Nonomuraea africana DNA encodes these proteins:
- a CDS encoding intein-containing Rv2578c family radical SAM protein — translation MRWDNLRLADDASGDDPAVPLFARGAVARTFDTPEFKGMTFYEIQAKSIINKVPAASRVPFSYTINPYRGCSHACSYCLAGDTPVLMADGRTRPIAELRAGDRIYGTRLVGGRRRYVVTEVLDHWSTVKAAHRVTLADGTRLVASGEHRFLTARGWKHVTGDVGRPSLGDGDRLVGGGRFAEPPEYDDDYRRGYLFAVLGPNSATPSVAASVGAASVGAISRAAISLGAISGGAVSLGAIPRVIPRGAVSGGAVSKGAASVGAVPGGVADRVRSFLDDLGLGLDLLETGDRVAFGETPTDVLLEMGGLALGRTPTDVERARPDAPAQGGGTIEGAGSVEEGDGTLEIAGGLPARPSWGWLKGFLAGAFDRDPASITLEGGAAERLRFLHTVDPASADPHGIEGAPVESAADVRVLSVEPLGVDVPMYDITTGTGDFIADGLVSHNCFARKTHEYLDLDAGHDFDSKIIVKVNAAELARKELATPRWGGHHVAMGTNVDCYQRAEGRYQLMPGILRALTEAANPFSILTKGTLILRDLPLLEAAARVTEVSTAVSVGFVDAGLWRAVEPGTPNPRRRLEACRRLTDSGIPCGVLMAPILPYLSDSPDRLEATVREIAAAGATHVTPIVLHLRPGAREWFLGWLAREHPRLVPRYLELYGRGAYAPKSYQERVSTQVRELARQYGIGRTPSWRIQPDQPPQPEQLSLL, via the coding sequence ATGCGCTGGGACAATCTGCGTCTGGCCGACGACGCGAGCGGTGACGATCCCGCCGTGCCGCTGTTCGCGCGCGGCGCGGTGGCCCGCACCTTCGACACCCCCGAGTTCAAGGGGATGACCTTCTACGAGATCCAGGCCAAATCCATCATCAACAAGGTCCCGGCCGCCAGCCGCGTCCCCTTCTCCTACACCATCAACCCCTACCGGGGCTGCAGCCACGCGTGCTCCTACTGCCTGGCCGGCGACACGCCCGTCCTCATGGCCGACGGGCGCACGAGACCCATCGCCGAGCTGCGCGCAGGCGACCGGATCTACGGCACGCGCCTGGTCGGCGGCCGCCGGCGATACGTGGTCACCGAGGTGCTCGACCACTGGTCGACGGTGAAGGCGGCGCACCGGGTGACCCTGGCCGACGGCACCCGCCTGGTGGCCAGCGGCGAGCATCGCTTCCTGACCGCACGCGGCTGGAAGCATGTGACGGGCGACGTCGGGCGTCCGTCGTTGGGCGACGGCGACCGCCTGGTCGGCGGCGGGCGCTTCGCCGAGCCACCCGAATACGACGACGACTACCGGCGCGGCTACCTGTTCGCAGTCCTCGGCCCGAACAGCGCGACCCCCAGCGTCGCAGCCTCTGTCGGAGCGGCCTCCGTCGGAGCGATCTCCCGCGCCGCGATCTCCCTCGGCGCAATATCCGGTGGGGCGGTCTCCCTCGGTGCGATACCTCGCGTGATCCCCCGTGGGGCGGTCTCTGGCGGCGCGGTCTCCAAAGGGGCGGCCTCCGTCGGGGCGGTCCCCGGAGGGGTGGCCGACCGTGTGCGGTCCTTCCTCGACGACTTGGGGCTCGGCCTCGATCTCCTGGAGACGGGTGACCGCGTCGCCTTCGGGGAAACGCCGACCGACGTCCTCCTGGAGATGGGTGGCCTCGCCCTTGGGAGAACGCCGACCGACGTCGAGCGAGCACGCCCCGATGCGCCTGCCCAGGGCGGCGGAACGATCGAGGGCGCTGGGTCGGTCGAGGAGGGCGACGGGACTCTTGAGATCGCCGGAGGGCTCCCTGCCCGGCCGTCGTGGGGATGGCTGAAAGGGTTCCTCGCGGGCGCCTTCGACCGCGACCCCGCCTCGATCACCCTGGAAGGGGGCGCGGCCGAGCGGCTGCGCTTCCTCCACACCGTCGATCCGGCGAGCGCGGACCCGCACGGCATCGAGGGCGCGCCCGTCGAGTCGGCGGCTGACGTGCGCGTCCTGTCGGTCGAGCCGCTCGGCGTCGACGTGCCGATGTACGACATCACCACCGGCACCGGCGACTTCATCGCCGACGGCCTCGTCTCGCACAACTGCTTCGCCAGGAAGACCCACGAGTACCTCGACCTCGACGCCGGCCACGACTTCGACTCCAAGATCATCGTGAAGGTCAATGCCGCCGAGCTGGCCCGCAAGGAGCTGGCCACGCCGCGCTGGGGCGGGCACCACGTGGCGATGGGCACCAACGTCGACTGCTACCAGCGCGCCGAGGGCCGCTACCAGCTGATGCCCGGCATCCTGCGGGCGCTGACCGAGGCGGCCAACCCGTTCTCCATCCTCACCAAGGGCACGCTGATCCTGCGCGACCTGCCGCTGCTGGAGGCGGCGGCGCGGGTGACCGAGGTGAGCACGGCGGTCTCGGTCGGCTTCGTCGACGCGGGGCTGTGGCGAGCCGTCGAGCCCGGCACCCCCAACCCGAGGAGACGGCTGGAGGCCTGTCGCAGGCTCACCGACAGCGGCATCCCGTGCGGGGTGCTGATGGCGCCGATCCTGCCCTACCTGTCCGACTCTCCCGACCGCCTGGAGGCGACGGTGCGGGAGATCGCCGCGGCGGGCGCGACGCATGTCACGCCGATCGTGCTGCACCTGCGGCCGGGGGCGCGCGAATGGTTCCTCGGGTGGCTCGCGCGCGAGCACCCGCGCCTGGTGCCGCGCTATCTGGAGCTGTACGGCAGAGGCGCCTACGCGCCCAAGTCCTACCAGGAGCGGGTGAGCACCCAGGTCAGGGAGCTGGCCAGGCAGTACGGCATCGGGCGGACGCCCTCCTGGCGGATCCAGCCGGACCAGCCACCCCAGCCCGAACAACTATCCCTTCTGTGA
- a CDS encoding DUF3040 domain-containing protein codes for MAWSQDEERLLAQIERHLVDEDPRLVARLESFNDRVRRSEESERRREAKANGEKPAPRRRPRRSTVIIMVSWLLIATLVATLLLLVLRHEAAALAF; via the coding sequence ATGGCCTGGTCGCAGGACGAGGAGCGGTTGCTGGCCCAGATCGAGCGCCACCTCGTCGACGAGGACCCACGGCTCGTCGCCCGGCTGGAGTCGTTCAACGACCGTGTGCGCCGAAGCGAGGAGTCGGAGCGTCGGCGCGAGGCCAAGGCGAACGGCGAGAAGCCCGCTCCGCGCCGCCGTCCGCGCCGGTCGACCGTCATCATCATGGTCAGCTGGCTGCTGATCGCCACCCTGGTGGCGACGCTGCTGCTGCTGGTGCTGCGCCACGAGGCCGCCGCCCTGGCCTTCTAG
- a CDS encoding class I SAM-dependent methyltransferase, with product MRRIDYDTEQHQDYARGRALTEQQLQAWISAFGAVLPERRPLEGLDVGSGTGRFTPALARAFGPVTGVEPSVRMREIAQAQSQHPGVRYLAGSAEDMPVPSGSADYALMFLSWHHVQGKPRAARELARVLRPGGRLLLRANFSDHHPRPWWLEHFPRGFEVDASLFQPLHEVIAMFTSDGWRVASFGTVTQPSFGTRGDMLERLRLRTLSFFAHLSPDELEVGFRRLEQAVAADPGAPAPVFSEPLLTLERR from the coding sequence ATGAGGCGGATCGACTACGACACGGAGCAGCACCAGGACTACGCGCGTGGCCGTGCGCTCACCGAGCAGCAGTTGCAGGCATGGATCAGCGCCTTCGGAGCGGTGCTGCCCGAGCGGCGTCCGCTGGAGGGGCTGGACGTCGGCTCAGGGACGGGCAGGTTCACCCCCGCGCTGGCGCGAGCGTTCGGGCCAGTCACCGGCGTCGAGCCGTCGGTCCGCATGCGCGAGATAGCGCAGGCGCAGTCCCAGCATCCCGGTGTGCGGTATCTGGCAGGCTCCGCCGAGGACATGCCAGTGCCGTCCGGCAGCGCCGACTACGCTCTCATGTTCTTGTCCTGGCACCACGTGCAGGGCAAGCCGCGGGCGGCCCGGGAGCTGGCCAGGGTGCTCAGGCCCGGCGGGCGGCTGCTACTGCGCGCGAATTTCAGCGACCACCATCCCAGGCCGTGGTGGCTGGAGCACTTCCCCCGCGGCTTTGAGGTGGACGCCTCGCTGTTTCAGCCGCTGCACGAGGTCATCGCGATGTTCACGTCGGACGGCTGGCGCGTTGCCAGCTTCGGCACGGTTACCCAGCCGTCCTTCGGCACCCGCGGTGACATGCTCGAACGGCTGCGCCTGCGCACCCTTTCGTTCTTCGCTCACCTCAGTCCCGACGAGCTGGAGGTCGGCTTCCGCCGCCTGGAGCAGGCTGTCGCCGCAGATCCCGGCGCACCGGCGCCTGTGTTTTCTGAGCCGCTACTCACGCTTGAACGGCGCTAG
- a CDS encoding S41 family peptidase, translating into MTAYLRFPAIFKDVVVFAAEDDLWMVAAQGGRAFRLTAGLAEAAYPRFSPRGDQLAFVGREEGPEEVYVMPAGGGAARRVTFHGARCTVTGWDPQGRVLYASDERQPFEGQKWLHRVLPGGVPECLPYGPATSISHGPRDMIVLGRNTADPARWKRYRGGTVGDLWIDPSGQGDWRRLISLPGNLASPCWSDDRVCFLSDHEGTGNVYSCAPDGSDLRKHTHHADYYARNLSSDGHTLVYHAAGDLYVLEPGSESRKIEVLLASSRTQRNRRFVEAADYLDSAAPSPDGSELAITTRGKAYTLAGWEGPVQQHGEVDGVRYRFLTWTGAGSLVAAASDEGDREVLVLLDGRRQTRLDHLDTGRVTDLVAAPVGDLIAVTNHRHELHVVDLAARTTTLVETNPHAAVEEPAWSPDGHWLAYVSPTSGQHTAIKLHHVPTGRTVDATHPVLKDSGPAFDPDGRYLYFIGQRVFNPVYDALQFDLGFPLGTRPYAIALREDVPSPFVPQARPLAAKDDEEDEEPGELTIDVADLPYRITAFPLPEGRYERLAGLKDKVLILSSPIEAHDGTLHLYDFDKQKNETFAEDVSDFQLAADHRSLLYRSGDRLRLLKAGEIPEHDDHPSRSSGWIDLGRVKVSLSPEAEWRQMFREAWRLQRENFWSADMAGLDWQAVYDRYLPLVDRITTRGEFSDLLWELQGELGTSHAYEIGGEYRPGPDYSQGKLGVDWDYHDGHYHIGHIVQGDRWDPEATSPLNRLGLDVRPGDAVLAVNGMPIDESTTPNQALVNQAGQEVLLTLRRDERTFTATVRALADEQPARYRDWVNHNRDRCHQRSAGRVGYVHIPDMGTQGFGEFHRGYLAEYDRQALIVDVRFNGGGNISALLLDKLARRRLGYDHPRRGEPEPYPPESPRGPLVAITNEWAGSDGDIFSHTFKLLGLGPLIGKRTWGGVIGIWPRHRLADGTLTTQPEYSFTFIEGDREVENYGTDPDIEVDITPQHYVQGVDTQLETAIDLALKRIIHS; encoded by the coding sequence ATGACGGCCTACCTGCGCTTTCCAGCGATCTTCAAGGACGTGGTCGTCTTCGCCGCCGAGGACGACCTCTGGATGGTCGCCGCGCAGGGCGGCCGCGCCTTCCGCCTCACCGCCGGCCTGGCCGAGGCCGCCTATCCCCGCTTCTCCCCGCGCGGCGACCAGCTCGCCTTCGTCGGCAGGGAAGAGGGCCCCGAAGAGGTGTACGTGATGCCCGCGGGCGGCGGCGCGGCCAGGCGCGTCACCTTCCACGGCGCCCGCTGCACGGTCACCGGCTGGGATCCACAGGGCAGGGTGCTGTACGCCAGCGACGAGCGCCAGCCGTTCGAGGGGCAGAAGTGGCTGCACAGGGTGCTGCCCGGCGGCGTGCCCGAGTGCCTGCCGTACGGCCCGGCCACCAGCATCAGCCACGGGCCACGGGACATGATCGTGCTGGGCCGCAACACCGCCGACCCGGCCCGGTGGAAGCGCTACCGGGGCGGCACCGTCGGCGACCTGTGGATCGACCCCTCGGGTCAGGGCGACTGGCGGCGGCTGATCAGCCTGCCCGGTAACCTCGCCTCGCCGTGCTGGAGCGACGACAGGGTCTGCTTCCTGTCCGACCACGAGGGCACGGGCAACGTCTACTCCTGCGCTCCCGACGGCAGCGACCTGCGCAAGCACACCCACCACGCCGACTACTACGCCCGCAATCTCTCCAGCGACGGGCACACGCTCGTCTACCACGCCGCGGGCGATCTCTACGTGCTCGAGCCGGGCAGCGAGTCAAGGAAGATCGAGGTGCTGCTGGCCAGCTCCCGCACCCAGCGCAACAGGCGGTTCGTCGAGGCCGCCGACTACCTCGACAGCGCCGCCCCCAGCCCCGACGGCAGCGAACTGGCCATCACCACCCGCGGCAAGGCCTACACCCTCGCCGGCTGGGAGGGCCCAGTCCAGCAGCACGGCGAGGTCGACGGCGTCCGCTACCGCTTCCTCACCTGGACGGGCGCCGGCAGCCTGGTGGCCGCCGCGAGCGACGAGGGCGACCGCGAGGTCCTCGTCCTGCTCGACGGCAGGCGCCAGACCCGCCTCGACCATCTCGACACCGGCCGCGTCACCGACCTGGTGGCCGCCCCCGTGGGCGACCTGATCGCCGTCACCAACCACCGCCACGAGCTGCACGTCGTCGACCTCGCCGCGCGCACCACCACGCTGGTCGAGACCAACCCGCACGCCGCCGTCGAGGAGCCCGCCTGGTCGCCCGACGGCCACTGGCTGGCCTACGTCAGCCCCACCAGCGGCCAGCACACCGCGATCAAACTCCACCACGTCCCCACCGGGCGCACGGTGGACGCCACCCACCCGGTGCTGAAGGACTCAGGCCCCGCCTTCGACCCCGACGGCCGCTACCTCTACTTCATCGGCCAGCGCGTCTTCAACCCCGTCTACGACGCGCTGCAGTTCGACCTCGGCTTCCCGCTCGGCACCCGCCCCTACGCCATCGCCCTGCGCGAGGACGTGCCCTCCCCGTTCGTGCCCCAGGCGCGACCGCTGGCCGCCAAGGACGACGAGGAGGACGAGGAGCCGGGCGAGCTGACGATCGACGTGGCCGACCTGCCGTACCGGATCACCGCCTTTCCGCTGCCCGAGGGCCGCTACGAACGGCTGGCGGGGCTGAAGGACAAGGTGCTGATCCTCTCCAGCCCCATCGAGGCCCACGACGGCACGCTGCACCTGTACGACTTCGACAAACAGAAGAACGAGACCTTCGCCGAGGACGTCAGCGACTTCCAGCTCGCCGCCGACCACAGGAGCCTCCTCTACCGGTCGGGCGATCGCCTGCGCCTGCTGAAGGCGGGCGAGATCCCCGAGCACGACGACCACCCCTCCAGGAGCAGCGGCTGGATCGACCTCGGCCGCGTCAAGGTCTCCCTCAGCCCCGAGGCCGAGTGGCGGCAGATGTTCCGCGAGGCCTGGCGGCTGCAGCGGGAGAACTTCTGGTCGGCCGACATGGCCGGCCTCGACTGGCAGGCCGTCTACGACCGCTACCTGCCGCTGGTCGACCGCATCACCACCCGGGGAGAGTTCTCCGACCTGCTGTGGGAGCTGCAGGGCGAGCTCGGCACCAGCCACGCCTACGAGATCGGCGGCGAGTACCGTCCCGGCCCCGACTACAGCCAGGGCAAGCTCGGCGTCGACTGGGACTACCACGACGGCCACTACCACATCGGGCACATCGTCCAGGGCGACCGCTGGGATCCGGAGGCCACCTCGCCGCTGAACCGGCTCGGCCTCGACGTACGGCCGGGCGACGCCGTCCTCGCCGTCAACGGCATGCCCATCGACGAGAGCACCACGCCCAACCAGGCGCTGGTCAACCAGGCCGGCCAGGAGGTGCTGCTCACCCTGCGCAGAGACGAGCGCACCTTCACCGCCACCGTCCGCGCCCTGGCCGACGAGCAGCCCGCCCGCTACCGCGACTGGGTCAACCACAACCGCGACCGCTGCCACCAGCGCAGCGCCGGACGCGTCGGCTACGTCCACATCCCCGACATGGGCACCCAGGGATTCGGCGAGTTCCACCGCGGCTACCTGGCCGAGTACGACCGCCAGGCCCTCATCGTGGACGTGCGCTTCAACGGCGGCGGCAACATCTCCGCGCTCCTGCTGGACAAGCTCGCCCGCCGCCGGCTCGGCTACGACCACCCCCGCCGCGGCGAGCCCGAGCCCTACCCGCCCGAGTCGCCCAGGGGCCCGCTGGTGGCCATCACCAACGAGTGGGCCGGATCCGACGGCGACATCTTCAGCCACACCTTCAAACTGCTCGGCCTCGGCCCGCTGATCGGCAAGCGCACCTGGGGCGGCGTCATCGGCATCTGGCCGCGCCACCGCCTGGCCGACGGCACCCTCACCACCCAGCCCGAGTACTCCTTCACCTTCATCGAGGGCGACAGGGAAGTGGAGAACTACGGCACCGATCCCGACATCGAGGTCGACATCACCCCCCAGCACTACGTCCAAGGCGTCGACACCCAGCTCGAAACGGCTATTGACCTGGCACTGAAAAGGATCATTCACAGCTGA
- a CDS encoding S1C family serine protease, with protein sequence MSDPLDAYSRTVSSVAAELQPKVAGVRAGRGSGSAVVFTADGFLLTNAHVVGSSRSGSVAFADGSAGGFVLVGRDPLSDLAVIRAQGATPEPAVLGDSDALVVGQLVVAVGNPLGLAGSVTAGVVSGLGRSLPVGGRLIEDVIQTDAALNPGNSGGALADSSARVVGINTAVAGVGVGLAVPVNSTTRSIIAALIRDGRVRRAYLGLVTSPAPLPESLGERLGQRRALRVVEVVSGSPAARAGLRAGDLVVSAGRRPVGDAQSLQRLMFADAIGRPLPITVMRNGALVDVITEPVELLEWA encoded by the coding sequence ATGTCCGATCCCCTCGACGCCTACTCCCGTACCGTCTCCTCTGTCGCGGCCGAGCTGCAGCCGAAGGTGGCCGGCGTGCGCGCGGGCAGGGGGAGCGGGTCGGCGGTGGTCTTCACCGCCGACGGCTTTCTTCTGACGAACGCGCACGTGGTCGGCTCCTCCAGGTCGGGAAGCGTGGCCTTCGCCGACGGTTCGGCGGGCGGCTTCGTGCTGGTGGGGCGCGATCCGCTGTCGGATCTGGCGGTGATCAGGGCGCAGGGCGCGACGCCGGAGCCCGCGGTGCTCGGCGACAGCGACGCGCTGGTGGTGGGCCAGCTGGTGGTGGCGGTGGGCAACCCGCTGGGTCTGGCGGGGTCGGTGACGGCGGGCGTGGTCTCGGGGCTCGGCCGTTCGCTGCCGGTGGGCGGGCGGCTGATCGAGGACGTCATCCAGACCGACGCGGCGCTCAACCCCGGCAACTCGGGCGGAGCGCTGGCCGACTCCAGCGCCAGGGTGGTCGGGATCAACACGGCGGTGGCGGGGGTCGGCGTGGGCCTGGCCGTACCGGTGAACTCGACGACGCGCTCGATCATCGCTGCGCTGATCAGGGACGGCAGGGTGCGCAGGGCCTATCTCGGCCTGGTGACCTCGCCGGCGCCGCTGCCCGAGTCGCTCGGAGAGCGGCTGGGTCAGCGGCGGGCGCTGCGGGTGGTGGAGGTGGTGAGCGGCTCGCCGGCGGCCAGGGCCGGGCTGCGGGCCGGCGATCTGGTGGTGAGCGCGGGCCGCAGGCCGGTGGGTGACGCGCAGAGCCTTCAGCGGCTGATGTTCGCCGACGCGATCGGTCGGCCGTTGCCGATCACGGTGATGCGCAACGGCGCGCTCGTGGACGTCATCACTGAGCCGGTGGAGCTGCTGGAGTGGGCTTGA
- a CDS encoding alpha/beta hydrolase family protein, with protein sequence MRQILAAAAGLAVLAASACSTPTPPRSAAPSATPTGPATLPAPTGAHPVGTTALYLKDASRPDPWNLDVDARELKVTLWYPTKQRDGQRAPYMTPKESELAMRRYGIAGVPDDTLSKTRTNAIKDAEPTGRKLPLVVLSPGFTNPMSTLTSLAEDLASRGYVVAGIDHTYESYATTFPDGRVAECIACDSDTDPGFGTGVVQGRAADVSFVLDQLPSKWDGSGLIDRSRIAMAGQSIGGASAMAAMAKDSRVRAGIDMDGTTYARIPKSGFSRPFMFIGSPQHIPGGRDNSWDRDWKLLTGWKRWLVLSGAEHQSFTDGPLLAGTLGIRPPAGILPAARSAELARTYVAAFLDQHLKSQRQPLLDKPSSQYPEVKFCPATCGQS encoded by the coding sequence ATGAGACAGATCCTGGCAGCCGCCGCAGGACTGGCCGTCCTGGCCGCGTCCGCCTGCTCAACGCCCACGCCGCCCCGCTCCGCCGCCCCGTCGGCCACGCCGACCGGCCCCGCCACCCTGCCCGCCCCCACCGGCGCCCATCCGGTCGGCACCACCGCCCTGTATCTGAAAGACGCCTCTCGCCCCGATCCGTGGAACCTCGACGTCGACGCCAGGGAGCTCAAGGTCACCCTGTGGTATCCGACCAAGCAGCGGGACGGGCAGCGCGCGCCGTACATGACGCCGAAGGAATCGGAGCTCGCCATGAGGCGCTATGGGATCGCGGGCGTCCCGGACGACACGCTGAGCAAGACGCGCACGAACGCCATCAAAGACGCCGAACCCACGGGGCGGAAGCTTCCGCTGGTGGTGCTCTCCCCCGGCTTCACCAATCCGATGAGCACGCTCACGTCCCTGGCCGAAGATCTGGCCAGCCGAGGGTACGTCGTGGCCGGGATCGACCACACCTACGAGAGCTACGCCACGACCTTCCCCGACGGGCGGGTCGCCGAATGCATCGCCTGCGACAGCGACACCGACCCGGGCTTCGGCACGGGGGTGGTTCAGGGCCGGGCGGCCGACGTCTCCTTCGTACTCGACCAGTTGCCATCAAAATGGGACGGTTCCGGCCTGATCGACCGCTCCAGGATCGCGATGGCAGGCCAGTCGATCGGCGGGGCCAGCGCCATGGCGGCCATGGCGAAGGACTCCCGTGTGCGCGCCGGAATCGACATGGACGGCACCACCTACGCCCGGATCCCCAAGAGCGGGTTCTCCCGGCCGTTCATGTTCATAGGTTCGCCCCAGCACATCCCCGGCGGCCGCGACAATTCGTGGGACCGCGACTGGAAGCTGCTGACCGGGTGGAAGCGCTGGCTCGTGCTGTCGGGCGCGGAACACCAGTCCTTCACCGACGGCCCGCTGCTGGCGGGCACCCTCGGCATCAGGCCCCCCGCCGGCATTCTGCCCGCGGCACGCTCCGCCGAGCTCGCCCGCACGTACGTGGCAGCCTTCCTCGACCAGCACCTGAAGTCGCAGCGGCAGCCCCTCCTGGACAAGCCGTCATCACAGTACCCCGAGGTCAAGTTCTGCCCTGCGACCTGCGGTCAATCCTGA
- a CDS encoding HNH endonuclease family protein has protein sequence MSTRDAIAVLAAAVLLAALLGNNPQPPATATATPLDNPDGTRPGLAPVTTPQDRAAARDLIGRLKVQRMGAKTGYTRGRYGDNWADTAADIPYAGNGCRTRDDLLARDGHDLTYRAGSPCDVVALNLDDPYTGRTIAWRKRHADDIQVDHVVPLSYGWRMGANRWTAAKRLRFANDPLNLLPVDGDTNEAKGGSGPASWLPPQRRVHCAYAVRFAQVALKYALPVTKADRTTMIRVCRPTSRTHS, from the coding sequence TTGAGCACTCGTGACGCGATCGCCGTCTTAGCAGCCGCCGTACTCCTCGCCGCGTTACTCGGCAACAACCCGCAACCGCCCGCCACCGCCACCGCCACGCCCCTCGACAACCCCGACGGCACCAGGCCGGGCCTCGCCCCGGTCACCACCCCGCAAGACCGAGCCGCCGCCCGCGACCTCATCGGCAGACTCAAGGTCCAGCGCATGGGCGCCAAGACCGGTTACACCCGCGGCCGCTACGGCGACAACTGGGCCGACACCGCCGCCGACATCCCCTACGCCGGCAACGGCTGCCGCACCCGCGACGACCTGCTCGCCCGCGACGGCCACGACCTCACCTACCGCGCCGGCTCCCCCTGCGACGTCGTCGCGCTCAACCTCGACGACCCCTACACCGGACGCACCATCGCCTGGCGCAAGAGACACGCCGACGACATCCAGGTCGACCACGTCGTCCCCCTGTCCTACGGCTGGCGCATGGGCGCCAACCGCTGGACGGCCGCCAAACGCCTGCGCTTCGCCAACGACCCGCTCAACCTGCTGCCCGTCGACGGCGACACCAACGAGGCCAAAGGCGGCTCGGGCCCCGCCTCATGGCTGCCGCCCCAGCGCCGCGTCCACTGCGCCTACGCCGTCCGCTTCGCCCAGGTGGCACTCAAGTACGCGCTGCCGGTCACCAAGGCCGACCGCACCACCATGATCAGAGTGTGTCGTCCGACCAGTCGAACCCATTCCTGA
- a CDS encoding glycosyltransferase family 4 protein — MRALAGKGKAAVYRLYEANNRRRARSAPPPSIDQIHILLLHAHGMGGTIRTVFNLAGYLASTGRDVEIVSILKEAEEPFFPIDPRVKFRFLDDRLAPRTGLRRRLSKMPSKLIPPQEAAYHRFNVWTDLQLARWIRSIDTGVIMATRPGLNLALAQLALPSVITIGQEHVALQGQPEPVQELIKRRYRSFDALVTLTKADLRDYRETLRRKPKRLLRIPNAVPPMPGEISKLENKVVLAVGRMTKLKGFHRLITAWETVAAAHPDWKLRILGAGPQEDNLRAQIAEAGLDGKVELPGPSSDVAGELEKASIFVLSSRHEGFPMTILEAMAKGLAIVSFNSPHGPKEMITDEVDGLLVKPRTNANLAAAIMRVIEDEELRHRLSEGALATAATYDVETIGARWDALLEELLARRNGTYVKPTPAAPPAQ; from the coding sequence GTGCGTGCACTGGCAGGCAAGGGCAAGGCGGCCGTCTACCGGCTTTATGAAGCCAACAACCGCAGGCGCGCCCGCTCGGCGCCACCGCCCTCGATCGACCAGATCCACATCCTGCTCCTGCACGCCCACGGCATGGGCGGCACCATCAGGACGGTCTTCAACCTGGCCGGCTACCTGGCCTCGACCGGACGCGACGTGGAGATCGTCTCCATCCTCAAGGAGGCCGAGGAGCCGTTCTTCCCGATCGACCCCCGGGTCAAGTTCCGCTTCCTCGACGACCGGCTCGCCCCCAGGACGGGCCTGCGCAGGCGCCTGTCGAAGATGCCCAGCAAGCTCATCCCGCCGCAGGAGGCCGCCTACCACCGCTTCAACGTGTGGACCGACCTGCAGCTGGCCCGATGGATCCGCTCCATCGACACCGGCGTCATCATGGCCACCAGGCCCGGCCTCAACCTGGCGCTGGCCCAGCTCGCCCTGCCGAGCGTCATCACCATCGGCCAGGAGCACGTCGCCCTGCAGGGCCAGCCGGAGCCCGTCCAGGAGCTGATCAAGCGCCGCTACCGCTCCTTCGACGCGCTCGTCACCCTCACCAAGGCCGACCTGCGCGACTACCGCGAGACCCTGCGGCGCAAGCCCAAGAGGCTGCTGCGCATCCCGAACGCCGTGCCGCCCATGCCGGGCGAGATCTCCAAGCTGGAGAACAAGGTCGTCCTCGCGGTCGGCCGGATGACCAAGCTCAAGGGCTTCCACCGCCTCATCACCGCGTGGGAGACCGTCGCCGCCGCCCACCCCGACTGGAAACTGCGCATCCTCGGCGCCGGACCACAGGAGGACAACCTGCGCGCCCAGATCGCCGAGGCCGGTCTCGACGGCAAGGTCGAGCTGCCGGGGCCGTCCTCCGACGTCGCGGGCGAGCTCGAGAAGGCCTCGATCTTCGTGCTCAGCTCCCGCCACGAGGGCTTCCCCATGACCATCCTGGAGGCCATGGCCAAGGGGCTGGCGATCGTCAGCTTCAACAGCCCCCACGGCCCCAAGGAGATGATCACCGACGAGGTCGACGGGCTGCTGGTCAAGCCGCGCACCAACGCCAACCTCGCCGCCGCCATCATGCGCGTCATCGAGGACGAGGAGCTGCGCCACCGCCTGTCCGAGGGCGCGCTGGCCACCGCCGCCACCTACGACGTCGAGACCATCGGCGCCCGCTGGGACGCCCTGCTGGAGGAGCTCCTAGCCCGCCGCAACGGCACCTACGTCAAGCCCACTCCAGCAGCTCCACCGGCTCAGTGA